GCTTGACACCCCTGGTCGAATAAAAAAATCTATGAGGCTGACCATTCACCAATACTGAGTACCAGTTTTTGCCAACAATCTTATAAATCAAACTAATGAACTGCTGACAAAATCCCATCTTCCTTAAAGCTTTTGTAAGAAACAACCAAGATAGCCTATCATAAGCTTTTGTCATATCCAATTTCATGACAATATTAGGCACAGTTTGATTTCCTTTCTTAGTTCTAAGTCTGATATCAGTGATAATTTCCTGTGTCAACAAGATGTTTTCCACTATGCTTCTTCCTCTCACAAATCATGCTTAATTTTGAGAGATCAAATCAGGAAGCAACTGCACTaatctttcatgcacaactctagAAAACACTTTGTTTCCAAAATTGCTCAGACTTATTGGTCTCATGTCACTAAAAGTCTGTACATCCTTCTTCTTTGGAAAGAGCACAAGATTAGTATGAGTAATATATCTTGGTAATTCAAACCCTCTGAAAAAATCCCACACCATGTTAAACAGGTCATCACCAATAATATCCGAgcatttttgaaagaaaagactTGTGTAACCATCAGGTCCACTTGCACTTTCATAGTTTAAGCCAAAGACAGCCTGCTTCACTTCATGTTTGGTGGGATCCTAAATCAATTTTCTATTTTGTTCTTGTGTGATCATGGATGGGACATGATTCAAAAAATCAAACCCGGATGGGACAATAGATTCATGAAATTGTGCTTGATAGAACCTTACAGCTTCTCTTGTAATATCAACCTTAGAGTCAAGCCAAGTTCTTTTACTGTCTTGAATCCTGTTTAACCGCAGAAACTTTCGTCTTCCATTCACATAAGCATGGAAAAACTTGGAATGCTTGTCTCCTTCTTGAAACCAGGATATGCCAGCCTTTTGCTTCCAAAATTCTTCCTCCAGATGCAAAACTCTTGTCAATTCAGCTTGAACCTTCATTAGTTTCTCCTTGTTGGAATATGATGGATTGGATTCAAAAATTGCTTCATGAGCTTTGACAACCTCCTATAAGTTTGTTATCTTCTGAAAAATATCTCCATATGCGCTCTTGCTCCAAGTTGATAGTACTTTTTGCAGCTACTCCAATTTCAGATTAAATGTAAAGAAAGAATTGGCAACTACACCAGTCTCCCAATTTTCCTTCACCACCTCCAAAAATGTCTCATGCTTAGTCCAAAAATTCAAGAATTTGAAAGATTTCTTGAATTGTCAGACTTGTTGTTTACATTCAAGAAGCAATGGAGAATGATCAGAACTAAGTTTGATCAAGTGAGCAATATCCAAACCTGGAAACAATTGCTGAAACTCAAAATTGCCTAAGCACCTATCAAGTCTCTTAAACACGCAGTCTTCTGCAcctcttccattccaccaagtgaaaaTACTGCCTTTATAGCCCAAATCTGTGAGATTGCAGGTTTGAATGCAATGTCTGAAGTCTTCCACTTTATTCAAAGTCACTGGCATACCACCATACTTCTCTTCTTCATCAGTAATAACATTAAAGTCACCACCAACAAGCCAAGGTAAAGTCATGTCAGATGCCAAATGATAAAGAGATTCCCATAGTTCAATTCTTTCAATCCTGTCACATTTAGCATAGACTAAGGTAACAATAATCTCTGCATGAGTATcacaattttccaacttcaatgtCATTTGTTGAACACTATCAATGAGTACAGTAACTTCATGATTCGCATCTACAAAAGCCCAGATCTTGCCTGAAATATTGCATAAAGCAGTCTTCAAGCCTAGTCTTCTTCTGTAACTATCCAACTTATAAGCTTGTTGGAAAGGTTCCATCAAACCAGTAAGGCAGAATCTGTACTTATTATGCATTGTTAAAAGCCTCTTAAAGGCTTTTTTAGTTTCTACAGGTCTAATATTCCAAATTAGTGCATTCATCACTAAACATTGGATTTAGAAACTGCATTTCTTCTTGTTTGCACCACTGGCACATGAGGTGCATTTGAATCCTTGTAAGGCTTCCTCCTAGATTTGCCCATAGCATTCTCAACATGCTTAGGAGATAGATCACCTTCTCTTGCTGTATTTAAGAAATTCTGAGCTGCTGATTCCTCATCAAGATCTActttatcatcatcaccatctaGTATTGCTATTTGAAGATTGCCAGACTTAACATTTGCAAGTTGAGTAGCTTTATTCTTGTTATTACCAACT
The sequence above is a segment of the Lycium barbarum isolate Lr01 chromosome 6, ASM1917538v2, whole genome shotgun sequence genome. Coding sequences within it:
- the LOC132644040 gene encoding uncharacterized protein LOC132644040 encodes the protein MHNKYRFCLTGLMEPFQQAYKLDSYRRRLGLKTALCNISGKIWAFVDANHEVTVLIDSVQQMTLKLENCDTHAEIIVTLVYAKCDRIERIELWESLYHLASDMTLPWLVGGDFNVITDEEEKYGGMPVTLNKVEDFRHCIQTCNLTDLGYKGSIFTWWNGRGAEDCVFKRLDRCLGNFEFQQLFPGLDIAHLIKLSSDHSPLLLECKQQEVVKAHEAIFESNPSYSNKEKLMKVQAELTRVLHLEEEFWKQKAGISWFQEGDKHSKFFHAYVNGRRKFLRLNRIQDSKRTWLDSKVDITREADPTKHEVKQAVFGLNYESASGPDGYTSLFFQKCSDIIGDDLFNMVWDFFRGFELPRYITHTNLVLFPKKKDVQTFSDMRPISLSNFGNKVFSRVVHERLVQLLPDLISQN